One Campylobacter concisus DNA segment encodes these proteins:
- a CDS encoding formate dehydrogenase-specific chaperone: protein MDKNIIKARSYFYEFLAYPMFFYTNDEKFSRWKEQLRYLSANPLSEDSDAAFKNLDKFSFEEFSKEQNDVLFGFTNIPLSASFYEEGRDNGAARLRVIECLKLSPYRRDSELCKDSEDYVGFIFLAMATFLKDEFNDAKNISNKLFSETLNLFVDEFGSLLLAHKEANFFKSYTIILKDFIDLERSILNVEAPAKPKGDSVAMAALKKEPFQSKMPTIKTKLHWEEFSPVISHEFKD, encoded by the coding sequence ATGGATAAAAACATCATAAAAGCAAGATCATATTTTTACGAATTTCTAGCATATCCTATGTTTTTTTACACAAATGATGAGAAATTTTCAAGGTGGAAAGAGCAGTTAAGATACTTAAGTGCAAATCCTTTAAGCGAGGATAGTGATGCTGCGTTTAAAAATTTAGATAAATTTAGCTTTGAAGAATTTTCAAAAGAACAAAATGACGTTCTTTTTGGCTTTACAAACATCCCTTTAAGTGCCTCATTTTATGAAGAGGGCAGAGATAACGGGGCAGCTAGGCTTAGGGTTATTGAATGTTTAAAACTAAGCCCATATAGGCGTGATAGCGAGCTTTGCAAAGATAGCGAGGACTATGTTGGATTTATATTTTTAGCGATGGCTACATTTTTAAAAGATGAGTTTAATGATGCAAAAAATATTAGCAATAAGCTATTTTCTGAGACCTTAAATTTATTTGTAGACGAGTTTGGCTCGCTACTTTTGGCTCACAAAGAGGCAAATTTCTTTAAATCATATACTATTATTTTAAAAGATTTCATTGATCTTGAACGCTCTATACTAAACGTAGAAGCACCGGCTAAGCCAAAAGGCGATAGTGTCGCTATGGCAGCTCTTAAGAAAGAGCCATTTCAAAGCAAGATGCCAACAATCAAAACCAAACTTCATTGGGAAGAATTTTCTCCAGTCATCTCACACGAGTTTAAAGACTAA
- a CDS encoding 4Fe-4S binding protein, with protein MKEFGFYNDFDDTLMLNEQIEINNEKEEYLVSNSPKLKANIIAPEINFYLENTTASVLEKAKNTLLLYEARASAFEMAKDVDYEKEVGKNVVIVSNSGREELANLLKENGYKVIELTHFEVKFIYGAAGELSVLVLRANDEFEVDCDFFLVENARDYMLKQSGCYEISGLKDEAVLKILNEKTPKFKYKSLTQYDSSICQYHERRTEICGRCAEVCPTVAILKEDETKHLVFSQIDCTNCGNCISVCPSGALDSTLMPQNSFATIAKLYKGKIPLIISNETNLDELNISLPENVLPFFILAPHMLNQAHLLTLLQESGASVILFSKTLGKGEKDAISILNQIYELKFKETAIYHAKDKNELEESLKKVKFIADSQHTINEYALPKREIFAKRLEFLVGSEDLGVVKSGEMIRYGDVKINTDSCTLCLSCVGACNVSALVADKKTNSILFNPSVCTACGYCELSCAEKDTISLEVGKISLKPEFFTYNELARDELFACVECGKEFATKKAVEKIATIMQPRFGNDRVKIKALYCCADCKAKLMVQAQINAMKEDLLNG; from the coding sequence ATGAAAGAATTTGGCTTTTATAACGATTTTGACGATACTTTAATGCTAAATGAACAGATAGAAATAAATAACGAAAAGGAAGAATATTTAGTTTCTAACTCGCCAAAGCTTAAAGCAAACATTATCGCACCTGAGATAAATTTTTATCTAGAAAATACAACCGCAAGCGTCTTAGAAAAAGCTAAAAACACGCTTTTGCTCTACGAGGCAAGAGCTAGTGCCTTTGAGATGGCAAAGGATGTCGATTATGAAAAAGAGGTTGGCAAAAATGTCGTAATAGTTAGCAACTCAGGCCGCGAAGAGCTAGCAAATTTATTAAAAGAAAATGGCTATAAAGTCATTGAACTCACGCACTTTGAAGTAAAATTTATATACGGTGCGGCTGGTGAGCTAAGCGTTTTAGTACTTAGAGCAAACGACGAATTTGAGGTCGATTGCGACTTTTTCTTGGTTGAAAACGCAAGGGATTATATGCTAAAGCAAAGCGGCTGTTACGAAATATCTGGACTAAAAGACGAAGCTGTGCTTAAAATTTTAAATGAAAAAACTCCAAAATTTAAGTACAAAAGTCTAACTCAATACGATTCTTCGATCTGTCAATATCACGAGCGCAGGACTGAAATTTGCGGACGTTGTGCTGAAGTTTGCCCAACGGTTGCGATATTAAAAGAGGATGAAACAAAGCACCTTGTCTTTTCGCAAATAGATTGCACAAACTGTGGAAACTGTATCAGCGTCTGCCCTAGCGGCGCACTTGACTCTACACTTATGCCACAAAACTCATTTGCTACTATTGCCAAACTTTACAAAGGTAAAATTCCACTAATAATCTCTAATGAAACAAATTTAGACGAGCTAAATATAAGCCTACCTGAAAATGTCCTACCTTTTTTCATATTAGCACCACATATGTTAAATCAAGCGCATCTACTTACATTGCTTCAAGAAAGTGGTGCGAGTGTGATTTTATTTAGCAAAACTCTTGGCAAAGGCGAAAAAGACGCCATTAGCATCTTAAATCAAATTTATGAGCTTAAATTTAAAGAGACGGCGATCTATCACGCTAAAGATAAAAACGAGCTTGAAGAATCACTCAAAAAGGTAAAATTTATAGCTGACTCACAACACACGATAAACGAATATGCCTTGCCAAAAAGAGAAATTTTTGCAAAAAGGCTTGAGTTTTTAGTAGGCAGCGAAGATCTTGGCGTGGTAAAAAGCGGTGAGATGATAAGATACGGTGATGTCAAGATAAACACTGATAGCTGTACACTTTGTCTAAGTTGCGTTGGCGCTTGTAACGTAAGTGCGCTAGTAGCTGATAAAAAGACAAATTCGATTTTATTTAATCCAAGCGTCTGTACAGCTTGCGGATACTGCGAACTAAGCTGTGCTGAAAAAGATACCATAAGCCTTGAGGTTGGAAAAATTTCTCTTAAGCCTGAGTTTTTTACATATAATGAACTGGCAAGAGATGAGCTTTTTGCCTGTGTTGAGTGCGGAAAAGAGTTTGCGACTAAAAAAGCTGTCGAAAAGATCGCAACTATAATGCAACCAAGATTTGGCAACGATAGGGTCAAGATAAAAGCACTTTACTGCTGTGCTGACTGTAAGGCCAAACTAATGGTTCAAGCCCAAATAAACGCAATGAAAGAGGATTTATTAAATGGATAA
- the selA gene encoding L-seryl-tRNA(Sec) selenium transferase has protein sequence MSVLRDIPQVDKIIKNEAFSGFDINLVTLLARQILNEVRAKILNKNANFALQEIIDLILNEYHKFNESSLQRVLNLTGVTIHTNLARSVIDKEILSRATPVITGYSNLEYNLKTGSRGNRYDYIGEMIARAFGFEDAIVVNNNASAVFLVLNTFAKGREVVVSRGELVEIGGSFRVPEVMANAGCFLKEVGTTNKTRLKDYESAICEDTAMLIKVHRSNFDIVGFSEEVTANELSKLAREQNLIDYFDLGSGFYGNLPFNLDKNEPDLKHLKDVSLVSFSGDKLLGAVQCGIIVGKKELIAKLRKNQLLRMLRVDKVIISLLAESMKAYLNKEFELITTQKLLHKSAKELENLANFINKNLKTSLEIVRTQTFVGGGAMPNKKIPSVALAVSGDAVLNEQKFRQKKVIGRIENDKFLLDLRTLLDEDVNELIKIINETEEK, from the coding sequence TTGAGCGTTTTAAGAGATATCCCACAAGTTGATAAGATCATAAAAAACGAAGCATTTTCAGGATTTGATATAAATTTAGTCACATTGCTTGCGAGGCAAATTTTAAATGAAGTTAGAGCTAAAATTTTAAATAAAAATGCAAATTTTGCATTGCAAGAAATAATAGATTTAATCCTAAACGAATATCATAAATTTAATGAATCAAGCCTTCAAAGAGTGCTAAATTTAACTGGTGTAACCATTCACACAAACCTCGCTAGAAGCGTCATAGATAAAGAAATTTTAAGCCGTGCAACTCCGGTAATCACAGGGTATTCAAACCTTGAATACAACCTAAAAACAGGCAGTCGCGGCAACAGATATGACTATATCGGTGAGATGATCGCAAGAGCATTTGGTTTTGAGGACGCTATCGTCGTAAATAATAACGCAAGTGCTGTATTTTTGGTGTTAAACACCTTTGCAAAGGGCAGGGAGGTAGTCGTTAGTAGAGGCGAGCTTGTCGAGATAGGCGGTAGTTTTAGGGTGCCTGAGGTGATGGCAAATGCAGGTTGCTTTTTAAAAGAGGTCGGCACGACAAATAAAACTAGACTTAAAGACTATGAGTCGGCTATTTGTGAAGATACTGCAATGCTTATAAAAGTGCACCGCTCAAATTTCGACATCGTGGGCTTTAGCGAAGAGGTTACAGCAAATGAACTAAGCAAGCTAGCGCGTGAGCAAAATTTAATAGACTATTTTGATCTTGGCAGCGGTTTTTATGGAAATTTACCGTTTAATCTAGACAAAAATGAGCCAGATTTAAAGCATTTAAAAGACGTTTCGCTAGTTAGCTTTAGCGGTGACAAACTCCTTGGTGCGGTGCAGTGCGGAATCATTGTTGGTAAAAAAGAGCTCATCGCAAAGCTTAGAAAAAATCAGCTTTTAAGAATGCTTCGCGTAGATAAAGTGATCATTTCGCTTTTGGCTGAGAGCATGAAAGCTTATTTAAATAAAGAATTTGAGCTAATCACAACACAAAAACTACTTCACAAAAGCGCAAAAGAGCTTGAAAACTTAGCAAATTTTATAAATAAGAATCTAAAAACATCGCTAGAAATCGTTCGCACACAAACCTTTGTAGGAGGCGGTGCGATGCCAAATAAAAAAATTCCAAGCGTGGCTTTGGCGGTTAGTGGAGATGCAGTTTTAAATGAGCAGAAATTTAGGCAAAAAAAGGTAATCGGCCGCATAGAAAATGATAAATTTTTGCTTGATTTAAGAACGCTTTTAGATGAAGATGTAAATGAACTAATAAAAATAATAAATGAAACGGAAGAAAAATGA
- the selB gene encoding selenocysteine-specific translation elongation factor, with amino-acid sequence MSLIIGTAGHIDHGKTALIKELNGFEGDNLEEEKKRGITIDLSFSNLSKNSENIAFIDVPGHENLIKTMISGAYGFDACLFVVAANDGLMPQSLEHLEILNLLGVKSLIVALTKCDLVDEATINLRKKEIREEISKFKNLQILEIFAISIKDKVSIDELRNYLFTLRAKKRDEDGVFRYYIDRVFSLKGIGNVVTGTVIEGSVNKNEKLFNYDAGKEVLVRSVQSHDEFVERAGVSSRVALNLTGIELNELKKGQLLSKKGFFRGFREIDAVVTAKNLIHSQNVTFCVGAKNVPAKVLILSQKDDSYFVTFKFQSDMFLKFDETFVLISDARVIGGGRVLNPVLEPLKKAGKILFLAALLKYDFVEAFSILKDAHKNGFGIISSYQRFGLSHEEAVSVAKKLSSVFVDEKALNIYDLSAVERIKSVVKFMIEKNEFAVFSAQSISLKLTWASVSLAQKALDELESINLIAKNDGVYTKKGVDISKLKVRLEEKIYEILENGKLAPTAPYNIYDELEIDRLSGDNALKKLTAMGRVVRLEHNLFITRNSLKMALDKLREIIKNQGFVNVTNAKDALNLSRKYVIAYLEQLDLESDIMKQGNDRVFRG; translated from the coding sequence ATGAGTTTAATAATAGGAACAGCAGGGCATATCGACCACGGAAAAACCGCACTTATAAAGGAGCTAAACGGCTTTGAGGGGGACAATCTTGAAGAGGAAAAAAAACGTGGCATAACGATCGATCTAAGTTTTTCAAATTTAAGCAAAAACAGCGAAAATATCGCCTTTATCGACGTGCCAGGGCATGAAAATCTAATAAAAACAATGATAAGTGGCGCGTATGGCTTTGATGCGTGCTTATTTGTAGTGGCTGCAAATGACGGACTTATGCCCCAAAGCTTGGAGCATCTTGAAATTTTAAATCTCCTTGGCGTTAAATCCTTGATAGTAGCGCTTACAAAGTGCGACCTCGTAGATGAAGCGACTATAAATTTAAGAAAAAAAGAGATAAGAGAGGAAATTTCTAAATTTAAAAACCTGCAAATTTTAGAAATTTTCGCCATTAGCATAAAAGACAAGGTAAGTATAGATGAGCTTAGAAACTATCTCTTTACACTAAGGGCTAAAAAACGCGATGAGGACGGCGTTTTTAGATACTACATCGATAGGGTTTTTAGCCTAAAAGGTATAGGAAACGTCGTAACTGGTACTGTGATAGAGGGAAGTGTCAATAAAAACGAGAAGCTTTTTAACTACGACGCCGGTAAAGAGGTACTCGTAAGAAGCGTGCAAAGCCACGATGAATTTGTAGAGCGTGCAGGTGTTAGTAGCCGTGTGGCACTAAATTTGACAGGCATTGAGCTTAACGAGCTAAAAAAAGGACAGCTACTTAGTAAAAAAGGCTTCTTTAGAGGTTTTAGAGAGATAGACGCGGTCGTAACTGCTAAAAATTTGATCCACTCGCAAAACGTAACATTTTGCGTGGGCGCTAAAAATGTCCCTGCAAAGGTGCTAATACTAAGCCAAAAAGATGATAGCTACTTCGTGACCTTTAAATTCCAAAGCGATATGTTTTTGAAATTTGACGAGACTTTTGTTCTCATTTCAGACGCACGAGTGATAGGTGGTGGTAGAGTGCTAAACCCCGTACTTGAGCCACTAAAAAAGGCTGGGAAAATTCTCTTTTTGGCAGCACTTTTAAAGTATGATTTTGTGGAGGCATTTTCTATACTAAAAGATGCTCACAAAAATGGCTTTGGCATTATCTCGTCTTATCAAAGATTTGGCCTAAGTCACGAAGAGGCTGTGAGTGTAGCCAAAAAACTATCATCTGTTTTTGTTGATGAAAAGGCGTTAAATATTTACGATCTAAGTGCAGTTGAACGGATAAAATCAGTGGTTAAATTTATGATAGAGAAGAATGAATTTGCTGTTTTTTCAGCTCAGAGTATAAGCTTGAAACTTACTTGGGCTAGCGTTAGTTTGGCTCAAAAGGCACTTGATGAGCTTGAGAGTATAAATTTAATCGCCAAAAATGATGGTGTCTATACAAAAAAGGGCGTTGATATTAGCAAACTAAAAGTAAGGCTCGAAGAGAAAATTTATGAAATTTTAGAAAATGGTAAGCTGGCCCCAACTGCACCATATAATATATATGATGAGCTGGAGATTGATAGGCTAAGTGGCGATAATGCTCTTAAAAAATTAACCGCAATGGGCAGGGTTGTAAGGCTGGAGCATAACCTTTTCATTACAAGAAATTCGCTAAAAATGGCACTTGATAAGCTAAGAGAGATCATCAAAAATCAAGGCTTTGTAAATGTCACAAACGCCAAGGATGCACTAAATTTAAGCAGAAAATATGTAATCGCTTATCTTGAGCAGCTCGATCTTGAGAGTGACATAATGAAGCAAGGAAATGACAGAGTCTTTCGTGGTTAG
- a CDS encoding thioredoxin domain-containing protein produces MKKVVLASILAATSLMAASDKQIEDFYSEVFKNQNIDGVNVKVVERTKILDDIEKVSLKFSKGDMSQEDVTFVKGDLMFPDVVNLKEQKSYLAEEKKVIAEKAALDLVKSLAKIYKKEDKANVITLGNDSKKPTLIMFSDPECPYCRAELAKIETTLKDNNVEIILTPVHELSSLQKSALIYKDIKNAKSDSDKVKILRKYFSEDYNVDEKNVSKEESDKIDTLRKKYFSAGVRSVPFIINKSDLK; encoded by the coding sequence ATGAAAAAAGTGGTTTTGGCCTCAATATTAGCGGCAACTAGCCTAATGGCAGCAAGCGATAAGCAAATAGAAGATTTTTACTCAGAAGTTTTTAAAAATCAAAATATCGATGGTGTTAATGTAAAAGTCGTAGAACGCACTAAAATTTTAGATGATATAGAAAAAGTAAGCTTAAAATTTAGCAAAGGAGATATGTCTCAAGAAGATGTGACTTTTGTTAAGGGCGATCTTATGTTTCCTGATGTTGTAAATTTAAAGGAGCAGAAGTCTTATTTAGCTGAAGAAAAAAAGGTAATCGCAGAAAAAGCAGCACTTGATTTAGTAAAATCACTAGCTAAAATTTATAAAAAGGAAGACAAGGCAAATGTTATAACTCTTGGCAATGATAGTAAAAAGCCAACTCTTATCATGTTTTCAGATCCTGAATGCCCATATTGTAGAGCCGAGCTAGCAAAAATCGAAACGACATTAAAAGACAATAATGTTGAAATCATCCTAACTCCAGTGCATGAACTATCGTCTTTACAAAAAAGTGCTTTGATCTATAAAGATATAAAAAATGCAAAAAGTGATAGCGATAAGGTTAAAATTTTAAGAAAGTATTTTTCTGAAGATTATAACGTGGATGAAAAAAATGTTAGCAAAGAAGAGAGCGACAAGATCGATACTTTACGTAAAAAATATTTCTCAGCCGGCGTTAGATCAGTACC